A stretch of DNA from Micromonospora peucetia:
CAAGCGTTGGCCGGAGGCGGTGGCGGAGTTCACCGCAGTGGTGCCCCGGGACTACCGCCGGGTGCTGGAGATCATGCGGGCCGCCGAAGCCGCCGGCCGCGACGTCGACGACGCGGTGATGAGCGCACTTGCCGCGAAGTCCGTTCCGACCACGCCCGCCATGCGGGTGCCGGTCCAGGAGGTGGCTCGTGCCTGACCCGAACGGTTTCCTGCGCTACAACCGGCGGCTGCCCGCGCGCCGCCCGGTGCCGGTGCGGATCAGCGACTGGCGTGAGGTGTACCCGCCGGCCGGCGAGGAACTGATCCGCGAGCAGGCGACCCGCTGCATGGACTGCGGCATCCCGTTCTGCCATGACGGCTGTCCGCTGGGCAACCGCATCCCGGACTGGAACGACCTGGTCCGCACCGGCAACTGGGACGCCGCGGTGGAGTCGCTGCACGCCACCAACAACTTCCCCGAGTTCACCGGCCGGCTCTGCCCGGCGCCCTGCGAGGCGGCCTGTGTGCTCGGCATCGGCGGCGGCCAGCCGGTCACCATCAAGCAGGTCGAGGTGGAGATCGCCGACGCGGCCGTCGCGCGGGGCGGGCTGTCGCCGCGGCCGGTGTCAGCGCCGACCGGCCGGTCGGTCGCCGTGGTCGGCTCCGGCCCCGCCGGCCTCGCCGCCGCGCAGCAACTCGCCCGCGCCGGTCACGCCGTGACGGTGTACGAGCGCGACGACGCGGCCGGCGGCCTCCTGCGGTACGGCATCCCCGACTTCAAACTGGAGAAGGTCCACGTCGACCGGCGGCTGGCCCAGCTCTCCGCCGAGGGCGTGCGCTTCCGCACCGGCGTGAACGTCGGAGTCGACGTCACCGCCGAGCAGTTGCGCGCCGAGTACGACGCGGTGCTGCTCACCTGCGGCGCGTTGCGGGGCCGGGACACTCCGGAGACGCCGGGCCGGCACCTGCGCGGCGTGTACCAGGCGATGGACCACCTCGTCGCGTCCAACCGGGTGGTCGCCGCGGCGGCCGGCGGTCGACCGGAGACGGCGGTGCTGCCCGACGGCACCCCGATCGACGCGGCCGGGAAGCACATCGTGATCATCGGGGGCGGTGACACGGCGGCGGACTGCCTGGGCGTGGCGCACCGCCAGGGCACCGCCGGCGTACACCAGTTGGACCTCTATCCGCAGCCGCCGCAGGCCCGCGACGAGGCCCGGGACCCGTGGCCGACCTGGCCGTGGCTGCTGCGCAGCTACCCGGCGCACGAGGAGGGCGGCGAGCGGGTCTTCGCCGTCGCGGTGCAGGAGTTCGTCGACGACGGCACCGGTCAGGTGCGGGCGGTGCGGATCGCCGAGGTGACCGTGGAGAAGCGGGACGGGCGGCGCGTCGTCACCCCGCTGCCCGGCTCGGAGCGGGAACTGCCGGCCGACCTGGTGCTGCTGGCGATCGGCTTCGAGGGCACCGAGGAACAACCGCTGCTCGACCAGTTCGGGGTCGGCCGCAACGCGCGGGGCGCGATCGACGCCCGGCCCGACTGGCAGACCGACACCGACGGCGTCTTCGTCGCAGGCGACATGCACCGGGGTGCCTCGCTGATCGTCTGGGCGATCGCCGAGGGCCGGGCCGCAGCCGCCGCCATCCACACCTACCTGGGCGGGACGGGCACCCTGCCCGCTCCGGTGGACCCGGCCCGGCAGCCCCTGGCCGTGCGGTAGCC
This window harbors:
- a CDS encoding glutamate synthase subunit beta, whose amino-acid sequence is MPDPNGFLRYNRRLPARRPVPVRISDWREVYPPAGEELIREQATRCMDCGIPFCHDGCPLGNRIPDWNDLVRTGNWDAAVESLHATNNFPEFTGRLCPAPCEAACVLGIGGGQPVTIKQVEVEIADAAVARGGLSPRPVSAPTGRSVAVVGSGPAGLAAAQQLARAGHAVTVYERDDAAGGLLRYGIPDFKLEKVHVDRRLAQLSAEGVRFRTGVNVGVDVTAEQLRAEYDAVLLTCGALRGRDTPETPGRHLRGVYQAMDHLVASNRVVAAAAGGRPETAVLPDGTPIDAAGKHIVIIGGGDTAADCLGVAHRQGTAGVHQLDLYPQPPQARDEARDPWPTWPWLLRSYPAHEEGGERVFAVAVQEFVDDGTGQVRAVRIAEVTVEKRDGRRVVTPLPGSERELPADLVLLAIGFEGTEEQPLLDQFGVGRNARGAIDARPDWQTDTDGVFVAGDMHRGASLIVWAIAEGRAAAAAIHTYLGGTGTLPAPVDPARQPLAVR